In the genome of Anaerolineaceae bacterium oral taxon 439, the window GCGGAACGCAACGTAAGCACATCGACCACATCATTTCCTGCGTATACTGCGCCGGGCCGTAATTATAGCGGATACTGCCTTCCATTCCCAAAAACAGCAGGCTGTCTTCAAAACGCCTGAAACGCTGATGTAAATTATTTCCGCAGTCCCAATCCGCCGGTCCCCTCCCGTAACTCGCTTCCTGCCGTTTCGAATCGGCGTGATGGTTCCCCAGGACGTAATACAGCGGGACGTTCAGCGCGCTGGAAATATAATCCAGATAATACATCGGCAGATCGCCCAAGCTGAGAACCAGATCGATTCCCTGATGCCGATCCCGGATGGACGCGTTATACAGCTGCCCAAGCTCTACGTCTGAAATCGCCAGGATCCGCGCCATTTCCGGTTTATCCCTTTTCCACGCCGGCCGCCGCGACAACCGCAGCCGCGTACAGCTTCGTATGCGTCAGGCTGACCGACCAGTCGCTCAGGCCCAGCGCCGCCGCCTTCGCCGCCGCTTCTCCGGAGAGGATCAGGACCGGCGCCCCATTCTCCGCGGCATCGATTTCAATCTCCTTCCAGCCAATCTCGCCGATTCCCGTCCCCAGCGCTTTCGAAACCGCTTCCTTCGCGGCGAAACGCGCCGCGTACCGTTCCATTCGCCCGGCGCAGATTTCCCGCTCCCGTTCGGTATAAACCCGCGCGAAAAAGCGCTCGCGAATCGACGGGTTCAGCGTTTCCAGCCGCCGAATTTCGATCAGGTCGATACCGGTCCGAATGGCCATGCGGATCAGGCTC includes:
- a CDS encoding holo-[acyl-carrier-protein] synthase, producing MAIRTGIDLIEIRRLETLNPSIRERFFARVYTEREREICAGRMERYAARFAAKEAVSKALGTGIGEIGWKEIEIDAAENGAPVLILSGEAAAKAAALGLSDWSVSLTHTKLYAAAVVAAAGVEKG